AACGGATTGCCAGAGGCTTTCAGGGCTTCAGCACCGGCACCGCCCGGCCCGATCAGCAGAATCAGCAGGGCAAAGGCCAACAGCACCAACATCGCGCCGATCAAACCACGGGGCATGTCGCGCTGCGGGTTTTGGGTTTCTTCAGCGGCCAGCGGTACGCCTTCTACGGCGAGGAAAAACCAGATGGCATAAGGAATGGCTGCCCAAATGCCGACATAGCCAAACGGCAGGAAGCTGCTGGCGCCGGGGGCGTTGGTTGGGGCGATATCAAACAGGTTGCTCAGGGAAAAGTGCGGCAGCATGCCCAGCAGAAATACGGCAAGCGCGAGGGCGGCCACGGCGGTGATGATAAACATCAGCTTCAGCGCTTCACCGACGCCCAGGATATGGATGCCGATAAACACGATGTAGAAGGTCAGGTAGACCACCCAGCCGCCCACGCCAAATAGTGATTCGCAGTAAGCGCCGATAAACACGGCAATCGCCGCTGGGGCGATGGCGTATTCAATGAGGATCGCAGTGCCCGTGAGGAAGCCTCCGAGTGGGCCGAAGGCGCTGCGGGCAAAGCCGTAACCGCCGCCAGCGGTGGGGATCATCGAAGACAGCTCAGCTAGGGAGAAACACATACACAAGTACATCAGCGCCATCAGCAAGCTGGCGAGAAACATGCCGCCCCATCCGCCTTGTGCCAGGCCAAAGTTCCATCCGGCATAGTCACCGGAAATCACATACGCCACGCCCAGCCCAATCAGCAGCACCCAGCCAGCGGCGCTTTTTTTGAGTTGTCGGTGGGCGAAGTAGTCGGCATCGACGTGCTCCAATTCGGTGCCTGCGGTGTTGCTGTTTGCCTTTAATTGTTCTGTTGTCATGGCACATCCTCAATAGCCGCCAAGTCACAGCTCAGGTGAAACCTGGCGTTAAGCGTTTGCGGGATCTAGGTGGCTACGACATCACCGCCTACCAAGCGGCAAAAGCCCATGCACGTGGAGCAACTGCTGTGCCAAATGACGTGGCACTTTTGGATTGATCATTAACTTGGAAATAACGTTCAAACTTTCTGACAGTCGGACACACGTACCGCACCCTCTTCGCCGGGGCGCCGCTGTGCTAACCTGCCTGCCACTATTTGATCGGGCCATTCCCGGCCGTGAACAGTGCGCACTGCGCTGTGTCCAACGGGCTCTGGACGCTGCAAGAGGTTATCCATGCATATTCATATTCTCGGCATCTGCGGCACCTTTATGGGTTCGCTGGCGGTGCTGGCCAAGGAGTTGGGCCACCGTGTGACGGGCTCCGACGCAAACGTCTACCCGCCGATGAGCACGCAGCTTGAGGCGCAGGGCATTGAGCTGACTCAGGGCTACGACCCCGCGCAGCTGGAACCCGCGCCTGATCTGGTGGTGATCGGCAATGCTATGTCCCGTGGCAACCCGGCCGTTGAGTACGTGCTGAACAAAGGTCTGCCTTATGTCAGCGGCCCGCAGTGGTTGGCGGATCATGTCCTGCAAGGCCGTTGGGTGATGGCGGTGGCCGGCACCCACGGTAAAACCAGTAGCTCCAGCATGCTTGCCTGGGTACTGGAACATGCAGGCATGAGTCCCGGCTTCCTGATTGGTGGCGTGCCGCAGAATTTCGGCATTTCAGCCCGCTTGGGTAATACGCCGTTCTTTGTGGTGGAGGCGGATGAATACGACAGCGCCTTCTTCGACAAGCGCAGCAAGTTTGTCCATTACCACCCGCGCACGGCGATTCTGAACAACCTTGAGTTTGATCACGCAGACATCTTCCCTGATCTACCAGCGATCGAGCGGCAGTTCCACCATTTGGTCCGCACCATTCCAAGCGAAGGCTTGGTAATTCACCCGACCACCGAGCCTGCACTCAAGCGCGTGATCGACATGGGCTGCTGGACGCCGGTTCAGACCACCGGCGAAGGCGGCCAGTGGCAGGCTCGCCTGCTCAGCGAAGACGGTTCGCGCTTCGAAGTCAGCTTCGAAGGCAAGGTCGCAGGCGTGGTGGACTGGCAACTGACCGGCCAGCACAACGTTGCCAACGCCTTGGCCGTCCTGGCTGCGGCGCGTCACGTCGGCGTCGTGCCGGAGCTGGGTATTCAAGCGCTAGGCCTGTTTATTAACGCCAAGCGCCGCATGGAAAAAGTCGCCGAGGTCAACGGCATCACGATCTTCGATGACTTTGCCCACCACCCGACGGCCATCGCCACCACATTGGATGGCCTGCGCAAACGCATTGGCAGTGCCAAACTGATTGCCATCGTTGAGCCGCGATCTAACTCGATGAAGCTCGGCGCGCACCGCGACGGCCTGCCAGAGTCGGTGAAACTGGCTGACTCGGTGTACTGGTACGCTCCGCCAAATCTGGGTTGGGACCTGGCTGCCACGGTTGCCAGCTCGCCGGTGAAAACACAGGTGTGTGATTCGCTGGAGGCCATCATTGCAGGCGTCAAAGCCGAGGCTGCGCCGGGCACGCAAGTGGTGGTGATGAGTAATGGCGGCTTTGGTGGCTTGCATGGCAAGTTGGCGGCGGCGTTGGCATAAAGGAGTAGCGGCATGAACGGTCCTGAACGCATCACATTGGCCATGACTGGCGCGTCCGGCGCGCAATACGGACTGCGCCTGCTGGATTGTCTGGTGCAGGAGGACCGTGAGGTGCACTTCCTGATCTCCAAGGCGGCGCAACTGGTGATGGCTACCGAAACGGATGTCAGCCTGCCGAATAAGCCGCAGGCCATGCAGGCGTTTCTGAGTGAGTACACTGGCGCTGCGCCGGGACAGATCCGGGTTTACGGCAAGGAAGACTGGATGGCACCGGTTGCGTCAGGCTCTGGCGCCCCGGCGGCTATGGTTGTGGTGCCGTGCAGCACCGGGACGCTTTCGGCGATTGCCACCGGCGCCTGCAATAACCTGATCGAGCGCGCGGCGGATGTTGCGATCAAGGAACGCCGCCAACTGATTCTGGTACCGCGTGAAGCACCGTTCTCCAGCATCCATCTGGAGAACATGCTCAAGCTGTCGAACATGGGTGTGACCATCCTGCCTGCAGCACCGGGCTTCTATCACCAGCCACAGACCATTGATGACCTGATCGACTTTGTCGTCGCGCGGATTCTCAATTGCCTGGGCATCCCACAAGACATGCTGCCGCGTTGGGGCGAGCATCATCAGAACTCAACCGATGATTAAACAGGCCGCAGGCGTAGGGTTGGCGCTGGCGATGCTGAGCAGTGTCAGCGGCTGCGCCACCGTGCGCACGCTGGACGCGGCTAAGGTCGACGCGCCGGTGATTTATGCCGGTACGCGGCTCGATCTGTATGCCATGCAGGGCGGTTGCTGCGCGGTGGATAAGTTTGGTGCTGAAGCACCTAAATATCCGGCGCTGGATCTGCCCGGTAGCGCCTTGTTGGATACGCTGTTGCTGCCGCTTTCACTGGCGACAGAGTTGGGCATTGGTTTGAGTGTCAGTGGCGGGCTCTGAGGCTCTTTATGCCACTTCTGCCCAGCCTTGGTAGATATAGGCCATTGGCTTAGGGCCTTTGATATAGCGGTTGTGCAGTTCCCCAATCCGGAAACCGCCAGCTTCCAGTAATGCGCTGATATCCCGGTTCAAATGGCAACCGCCAGCAAGCGGCTTCCAGACTGGCGTCAGCCGATTCTGCCAGCGCAATATCGGCAGCTCAGGCGACTTGCCGTGTTCGCAGAACAGCAAGCGGCCACCGGGTTTGAGCACCCTGCGCATCTCTTTAAGGGCGGCGACGGCATCGGGAATGGTGCAGAGGGTGAAGGTGCAGACAATGCTGTCGAACGAGGCATCTTCGGCCTGAATCTGCCCCAGCTCCAGAGCAATCATCTCCACCGGAATACTGATCGCTGCAACGCGTTCTTTAGCGCGCTGTTGCATGGCCGCATTGGGATCGACACCGACAATCACATCGACTTTTGCCGGGTCGTAAAAGCTCAGGTTAAGCCCGCTGCCGATGCCGATCTCCAGTACCCGGCCATGGGCCTGGGGCACGATCTGCGAGCGGGCTTTCATCACGGTGCCAACACCGCAGGCATAGTCGATCAAATACGGTAGAACGTAACGGTCGTACAGGCCCATGGGCTGGCTCCGTGTTATGGCATGGTCAGGCGTGGTCGCTCTTTTTCTGAGCAGACTCTGCGACTTCTCCGGTCACACCACTGGCAACCACGCTTGCGCCAATGACTGCTGTGTTTGGTGCTGTGCTGGTGGTGATTTGGGTGACGGTTGAGCTGATGTTGCGCGTGTAGGCTGCAATCTCCACGCCTCCGCGCATGTGTGCCGATACGGTTTGCGGCGTGAGGATAGTGCGGGTGACGGTACCGGTCACTGTTTTGAACAGGTTGCCCAGAGCTGAAAAAATGGAAATGATCAGCAAGACAATGAACGGCAGTGCCAACCACATCAGGCTGAGTTTTAGTAGCCCCTCGCGGTAGGGGAGCACTTGTAGTTTGCGGCAGTAAATTACGGCAGCAAGCAGATAGATTGTGGCTAGCGCGGCGAAGGGGGCTAGGTCATCAACCTCAATCTCCAGAATGGTCCTGCACAGAAATACGCCATAAAAGATCAGGCTGAGCTTCAAGTCAGGCCAGAGGTTTTTCAGGCTGCCCAGAGTCCGTTTGAGGTTGTAGATAACAAAACCGAGCAGGATGAGCCAGCCCACAACAGGGATAAAAGCCAGTGCCAGTATGGCGAATGACAGTAGTAAGGCTTTGAAAATTCCGTGGTGCAGGTCTTTATGGAAAATGTAGTAAATGAAGTAGCCGAGCCCGACAGGCCAGACAATCAGCAACGGAAACATTGCTGTTTCGGAAGGTAGGCTAAAGCTGAGAATACCAACTGCGACCATCAAGCTTAGGTACAGGTATCCGCGCTGATTCATGCTGACTCCTGGCATTTTTTTATTGTTCGAAGGGCTGTGCTGATTTCACTCAGCTCTTGTTGATCTGACAGTTTTTTATTAGCTCTCGCCAGCGTCTTCGTCGTCTGGCTGGTCGTTGTTGTCGCCGCTGAACGCTTCGAAGCATTTGATCCGGTGCTGGGCATCAGCACCTGCTATCAGCCAGCTATCACTGTCGGCGTCGTATTGAGCGGCGAGCACTTGCGCCAGGCTGAACTTCCATTTGCGCAGGTTGCGCCCGTCCATGCATTCGATACTCAGCAGCGGTGTTTCGCTGGTGCTGGATGAGCCTGCCGCGTGTTGTTGCAGCTGTTCTTCGTCCAGATCAAATTGCCAGGCATGCAGCTCGTCAATTTCCAGCATGTCGGTGTTGAGCAGGGCGTCGAGCAGGGTGGTTGTGGTCATAACGTGTCTTTACTTCTGTTAGCGGCCGAGACGGCGCAGTTGGTCTGATTCGATAATGCGGGTGCCATTGCCTTCTTCCAAGGCCAGGCGCCACATGGCGCGGGCCAGGACGCCAGCGCTGATTCCCCGGTATTTGCCGGGCAGCAGCCGGGACAACGGGGCCAGCAAGCGTTCGCCAAGACGATACTCGCGACGGGGGCCGATCAACAGAGACGGACGGACGATGGTCAGTTGTGGCCAGCCTTGGGCTTGCAGTGCCTGTTCGACCTCTCCTTTTACGCGGTTGTAGAACACGCTGGAGGTGCTGTTGGCGCCGAGTGCGCTGATCACGATCAGGTGCCGGGCGCCCAGCTCCCGTGCACGCTGTGCAAAGGCTACGACCAAGTCGTAATCCACCGCGCGAAAGGCTTCTTGTGAGCCCGCTTGTTTGATGGTCGTGCCCAGGCAGCAAAAGGCGACCTCTACCGGGCCGCTGAGTTGTGGCAGTACGTGCAGCAGCTCGCCGGTGGGGTTGTGCAGGTGAGGGTGGGGTGCCAGTGGGCGGCGGCTGGGGGCTACGACCTTGGTGATAGTGGGTTCGTTGAGCAGGCGGTCGAGCAGGTACTCGCCGGTCAGCCCGCTGGCTCCGGCAATTAGAATGTGCTGGGGCGTCAGGTACATGGCTCGCTTACTCCGTCGGGCACTTAACTGTCTTATCTTTGAGCATAGGGCTACTGCTGAGTTTCCGCTTCGCCTAGTGCTTGTTCAGCCTGATGCTCGCGCAGTTTGTTCCATTGTGCGATGACCGCCTTGGCCGGCCAGATTTGTGGCTCGGAAGGTTCGAAGTCATCAGCCTGTTCACGTTCGGCTACACGGGCTTTGGCAAGATCAAAGGCGCGTTGCAGGTCATCGGTCTCTTGCAGCGCTTCGGCAAACAGGGCGCGGCCGAAATAGGTGAAGTCGTTTTCTTCCGAGCAGCCGAATGACACTCGGTCGGCGCGGGCTGCGGTCATCACCAGGGTCTTATCGTCTTTCACCACAGGGATAAAGCCACCGGAATAACAGGCTGATATCACCAGCACTTTGTAGCGGTCTTTCAATGGTTTGAGCAGGTCTGCCAGCTGGCTCGCCGGCAAGTCGTTGAGTTGCAGGCGCGGCTGGTCGAGGTTCAGTTCGTGCTCGGCGGAGCCGTGGCTGGTGAGGTAGATAAAGATCACATCTTCGGGCCCGCTGCGTTCGGCCAGTGCTTGCAGGCTACGGCCCAGACTGGCGGCGGTGGCCAGTGGGCGGTCGGCGAGGTGGTCACGATGGTTGGTTAGGCTGATCAGGCCATGGGCTGAAAAACGGTCTTCTAAGAGTTTGCCGACGTAATCCGCCTCACGCATAAACACGCTCTGTTTGCCGTCACCAGCCAGGGTCAGTGCGTAGAGTTCGATGGCCTCAGTGGAGGCGGGCAAGGCGGCGATTTCTTTATCCAGTAGGCGGCCTTGTTCGAGCAAGCCGACTTCCAGCGGGTCGGGTAGCGCGTTGCCTTGGGCGTCGTTTACGCGACGGCCCCGCAGCCAAGTGCCACTTTCCTGCGTGCCGTCTGCCAGGGTCAAGGTGCCTTGGCCCTGATAGCGGCCGTAGAAGAAGTGACCTTCGTACTGGCTGCCGTCAGCCAGGTTCAGTTTGCCTTCACCGTGATAACGCCAGTTTCTGAATTGGCCTTGGTAGCGCTCTCCGTCCACGCCAATGAATTCACCTTTGCCGGTAAAACTGCCTTCGCTGAACTGGCCGCTCCAGACTTGCCCATCGGCACTCTGGAAACGTCCTTTGCCATTGAACTGGTGATTGCGGAATTCACCGCTGTACAGGGTGCCGTCCTGCCCTTTGTAGCTGCCCAAGCCATTAAGTTGAGCATTCTTGAATGTGCCGATGTATTGGTTGCCGTCTGCGTCGGTCAGGATGCCCTGGCCATCGGGCTCATCATTTTTGAACTGGCCCTGGAAGCTCTCACCACTCTTCCATTGCAGCTTGCCTAGCCCCTGATAACGCCCTCGGCGGAATTCACCACGGTATTCGCTGTGCTTAGTTTTGAGATGGCCTTCACCGTGGGCGTCACCTTCGAAGAAACTGCCCTGATAGGTGCTGCCATCGGCATAGGTCATCAGGCCTGTGCCATGGGGCAGGCCATCCTTGAATTCGCCTAAGTACGTTTCACCGTTGTTTTTGTGCCATTCGCCGTTGCCGTTGAACTGGCCGTCCTTAAAGGTACCGGTAAAGTAGCTGCCGTCCTTGTAGTCGATCCGCCCTTTGCCTTGTAACAGCCCATCGACCACCTCGCCACGGTAGCGTCCGCCATCCGGCAGTACGGCATCAGGCGGCAGCAGGGGTTCTCCATCGCCACAGGCAGTCAGCAGAACGGCAAAGGTTAGCGGGGCCAGGGGGGCAAAAAAACGCATGGTCGTCGTCCGATGAGAAGTGCGAGGGTAAGTATGCCTTAAGGATTTCCCGGTTGGGGTATAGATCAAAGTGGGAGCGGAGGGCATTCGTGGCTGAAACCACTCCTACAGCCGTTCTATATCATCTGTAGGAGCGACTTCAGTCGCGAATTCGACAGGGTTATACGAAGCAGAGGGTAAGTGGCTCAGCGATGTAGGCGGGCTTTTCCGAGCCTTCAATTTCAAGGACGGCTTTGGCTTTTAGCAGCCACTGACCTGGGCTCTTTTCAGTCACGTCGGTCAGGGTGAGGCCAAGACGAACTTTTGAATTGACCTTGACCGGTTGGATAAACCGTACGCTGTCCAGGCCGTAGTTGACGGCCATTTTGAGCCCCTGCGGAACGATCATGATGTCTTCCATCAGTTTCGGGACGAGGGACAGGGAGAGAAAACCGTGAGCGATGGTGCTGCCAAACGGGGTGAGTTTGGCCTTTTCTGGATCAACGTGGATGAACTGGTGGTCGCCGGTGCATTCGGCAAACTGGTTGATGCGCTCTTGGTCAATGATTAACCAGTCGGAACGCCCCAGTTCTTTACCAACGTAGCTGGCGAGTTCAGCGGTGGGCACTGATTTCATGGTTTCTCCTTGAAGACGTCTTTTTTGTTTATCGTCAAATCCTGAAGCGGCTAGATCACCATGCTGTGCAAGCAGGGTCAAGGGTCTTGCCGTTTGGGCAAAACCTTCGACTTACGACCAATGAAGTCCCTCAAATCGGGCCTTTGCGGGGGGGATAGGCCTATAATGCGCCGACTTATGGCGTCAATCATAAGAATCGGAGATACCTCATCATGCTGTTACGCGGCCTTACTTGGCTGGTGTTGTGCCAATTACTTGGTACAGCGCTGAATGTCTTGCTGCTGCCGATGTTGCCCGGTCCAATCCTGGGTATGGTGCTGCTCTTTGCTTTTCTATTGTTCCGGGGCGAGGTCTCTGAACCCTTGCAGCAAGCTTCCAATAGCCTGCTGAAATACCTACCACTATTGCTAGTGCCACCGGCTGTCGGGGTAATGGCCTATGCCGAGCCTATCGCCAGAGGGTTCTGGCCATTGGTCGGTGCTCTGGGCTTGTCGCTGGTGGTGTCTCTGGTGTTTGTCGGATGGCTGATGCAAAAGTTGATTAACCGCCAACAGCGCAAGGAGGACGTATGAGCCTGGAGTGGCAGGCCGCATGGGATGCGGTCATCCATCATCCACTGTTTGGCGCCGGGATCACTTTGGGGGCGTTTCAGTTGGCTTTAGCCGCCTACGAGAAAACCCGCTTGGTGTTCCTGCAACCGGTGCTGGTGTCGACGCTGGTCATCATTGGGGTTCTGCTGGCTTGTGGGCTGACCTTTGACGAGTACAGGGGCAGTGCCTCGGCTCTCACGTTGTTCCTAGGCCCGGCTACTGTGGTGCTGGCGGTACCTCTGTACTTGAATTTGCGGCGGATTCGTCAGCTGTTTTGGCCGGTGGTGATTACCCTACTGGTTGGTGGCTTTTTTGCCACGTTGCTGGGGATCGGCCTGGGGCTGCTGTTTGGCATGGATACCACGTTACTGATGAGCATGGCGCCTAAGTCGGTGACCTCACCCATTGCCATGTTGGTGGCGGAGGAGATCGGCGGGATTGCCGCATTGGCAGCGGTGTTTGTGATGTTGACCGGTATTCTTGGGGCCATCGTCGGGCCCTCCCTGCTCAAGCGTTTTGGTGTGACGCATCCGGCTGCAATTGGCCTGTCGCTGGGTATTACCGCCCACGCGGTGGGTACGTCACGGGCTTTGCAAGAGGGGGAGGAGTGCGGCGCCTTTGCGGCACTGGCCATGAGTTTGATGGGTGTGATGACGGCTGTGCTGATGCCGTTGGCGATCCTGCTGTGGTGATGAGGAGGCTACGTGATACTGCCACTGTTTCCGCTTAATACCTTGTTGTTTCCCGGCTGTATCTTGGACTTGCAGCTGTTTGAAAAACGCTACTTGGACATGATCAGCCGTTGTATGCGCCAAGGTGAAAGTTTTGGTGTTGTGTGTATTTTGCAGGGGCGTGAGGTGGGCGAGGCTGCGTCACAGTTTTCTGCAATTGGCTGCGAAGCGCTGATCCGTGACTTCGAGCAGTTACCCAATGGCCTGCTGGGGATTCGCGTAGAGGGCGGCCGCCGCTTCCGTGTTGAGAAAGCGCAGGTGTTGCCGGATCAGCTGACGGTTGCCGAGGTTCAGTGGCTGGATGAATTGCCTGAGCAGCCGTTGGGGCTGGAGCACGAAGATTTGGTCGCCCTCCTGCGAGCACTGACGGCACACCCGATGGTGAAGTCGCTGGGAATGGATCGTGATTTAAGTGGGCAGTCCGCCCTGGCGAATCAGCTTGCCTACCTGTTGCCACTGGAGTTGCCGCATAAGGTGCAATTGCTGGAAATGGATCAGGCCGACCAGCGCTTGCACCTGCTACAAGAGGTTGTGCAACAGATGCAGGAGGGGGCTTAGTCTCCGCACTAGAAATGCTTGCACTGGATCATGGCTCGTTAAAAATGGTGAAGAACGTTCTTCTTCACTCGTAAATTCGAGGGCGGGTCGAGTTCGTTCCTCACCGTTTTTGACACCAGCTGATCTGCGCTTGGAAGCTTTTAGAACAGCACTAGTAGCGGTACAGCATCAGTCCAGACGAATACTCCCAGGTGCTGATTCCGCCCAGCAAGGCCAGCACCGCTGGGAGAATCAGCCACCAGACTTTTGCTGGCAGTGCCTGCATTGGTGTGCGCCATTGCACAATGGCCAGTGTGAGCGCACAGATGCAGCCAGCCAGCATTGCGCCAGCAATGATATCGGTTGGCCAGTGAACGCCCAGATAAACCCGCGATATAGCAATCGCTCCGGCAGGAATGCAGGCCAGCAGCAACCAAGTAAGACGCATGCGCGGTGGTTGCGCGCGTCCGGCCAAAATCCCTATGACCAAAAAGAACGCAAATGCGGCAGAGCTGTGTCCGCTGGGAAAGCTATAACTGGAAAGAGGCTCCAGCAGGACATCAGGCCGGGCACGGCTGAACAGGTGTTTCAACAGGCCATTGGCCAACGCTGTTCCAAGGGTTGCGCCGGCCGCTAAGGCAAGGGCGCGCCATTTGCGGGCAATCAGCAGCATCAAACTCAGCAACACAGCCGCAGTAAGCTGGGTGTGGAAATCGCCTAAGCGGGTGATCAAAACCATGAGCTTATCGAGGGACTCAGTCCGCTGCTCTTGAACGACTGCCATGAGGCCTTGGTCAAGATGGCTGAGTAACGGCCAGGTGCTCATCAGGGCAACCAACAGAGCCAGGCTTGCGATTGCCGACAGCAAGCTGGCATGGCGTTGAGCGCGCATGCTGCCCTGTATGCTCAGGCCCACCACTACTGCTACGCCTGCCGCTACAGCACCGGCCTGTAGCCAGAAGCCTTCTGGCAGGGGCAGGCGCAGAGCTGCACCAGTGGCCCAGCCCGGCAGCATGTAGGCAATCGCCCATCCGGCCGCTGCAATCAGGCTCACGACGATAAAACGCGGCAAGGGCATGTTAAGCATGCCTGCCACCATCGGCAGCATAGGCCGAAGGGGGCCGATATAGCGGCCGACTAACAGGCTGGCGACCCCGTAACGGTTGAAATAAACCTCAGCAGAGGTCAGCCACTGTGGGTGGTTACGCAAAATGGGCAGGCGCCGGATGTCTTGGTGAAAATAGTGGCCAATGGCATATGAGAGCGCGTCGCCCAGCAGGCCGCCAAGATAGGCCAGCAGCAGTGTTTCCCACAGGCCCAGCGCACCGTTACCAGCCAGAACCGCGACTGCAAACATAAGGATGGTGCCGGGGACGATAATCCCAGCAATCGCCAGGCATTCCACACAGGCGATCAGGAATATGGCCAGACCTAGCCACTCCGGATTGGCTCCAAGCCACTGAGTCAGATTATCGAGCCATTGGCTCATTTGCGGCACCTTCAGGTTAGTAAGTG
The Pseudomonas mendocina DNA segment above includes these coding regions:
- the eat gene encoding ethanolamine permease, with translation MTTEQLKANSNTAGTELEHVDADYFAHRQLKKSAAGWVLLIGLGVAYVISGDYAGWNFGLAQGGWGGMFLASLLMALMYLCMCFSLAELSSMIPTAGGGYGFARSAFGPLGGFLTGTAILIEYAIAPAAIAVFIGAYCESLFGVGGWVVYLTFYIVFIGIHILGVGEALKLMFIITAVAALALAVFLLGMLPHFSLSNLFDIAPTNAPGASSFLPFGYVGIWAAIPYAIWFFLAVEGVPLAAEETQNPQRDMPRGLIGAMLVLLAFALLILLIGPGGAGAEALKASGNPLVEALTIAYGESTWMSGFVNLIGLAGLIASFFSIIYAYSRQIFALSRAGYLPRSLSITNKNKVPVLALVVPGLIGFALSLTGQGDLLILVAVFGATISYVLMMASHITLRVRRPDLPRPYRTPGGIVTSGIALLLACVAVVAGFLVDPRVVIGAVIIYAVLIAYFAFYSRHHLVAGTPEEEFTAISEAEATLK
- the mpl gene encoding UDP-N-acetylmuramate:L-alanyl-gamma-D-glutamyl-meso-diaminopimelate ligase — protein: MHIHILGICGTFMGSLAVLAKELGHRVTGSDANVYPPMSTQLEAQGIELTQGYDPAQLEPAPDLVVIGNAMSRGNPAVEYVLNKGLPYVSGPQWLADHVLQGRWVMAVAGTHGKTSSSSMLAWVLEHAGMSPGFLIGGVPQNFGISARLGNTPFFVVEADEYDSAFFDKRSKFVHYHPRTAILNNLEFDHADIFPDLPAIERQFHHLVRTIPSEGLVIHPTTEPALKRVIDMGCWTPVQTTGEGGQWQARLLSEDGSRFEVSFEGKVAGVVDWQLTGQHNVANALAVLAAARHVGVVPELGIQALGLFINAKRRMEKVAEVNGITIFDDFAHHPTAIATTLDGLRKRIGSAKLIAIVEPRSNSMKLGAHRDGLPESVKLADSVYWYAPPNLGWDLAATVASSPVKTQVCDSLEAIIAGVKAEAAPGTQVVVMSNGGFGGLHGKLAAALA
- the ubiX gene encoding flavin prenyltransferase UbiX; amino-acid sequence: MNGPERITLAMTGASGAQYGLRLLDCLVQEDREVHFLISKAAQLVMATETDVSLPNKPQAMQAFLSEYTGAAPGQIRVYGKEDWMAPVASGSGAPAAMVVVPCSTGTLSAIATGACNNLIERAADVAIKERRQLILVPREAPFSSIHLENMLKLSNMGVTILPAAPGFYHQPQTIDDLIDFVVARILNCLGIPQDMLPRWGEHHQNSTDD
- a CDS encoding YceK/YidQ family lipoprotein, whose product is MIKQAAGVGLALAMLSSVSGCATVRTLDAAKVDAPVIYAGTRLDLYAMQGGCCAVDKFGAEAPKYPALDLPGSALLDTLLLPLSLATELGIGLSVSGGL
- a CDS encoding class I SAM-dependent methyltransferase; amino-acid sequence: MGLYDRYVLPYLIDYACGVGTVMKARSQIVPQAHGRVLEIGIGSGLNLSFYDPAKVDVIVGVDPNAAMQQRAKERVAAISIPVEMIALELGQIQAEDASFDSIVCTFTLCTIPDAVAALKEMRRVLKPGGRLLFCEHGKSPELPILRWQNRLTPVWKPLAGGCHLNRDISALLEAGGFRIGELHNRYIKGPKPMAYIYQGWAEVA
- a CDS encoding DUF5629 family protein, with the protein product MTTTTLLDALLNTDMLEIDELHAWQFDLDEEQLQQHAAGSSSTSETPLLSIECMDGRNLRKWKFSLAQVLAAQYDADSDSWLIAGADAQHRIKCFEAFSGDNNDQPDDEDAGES
- a CDS encoding oxidoreductase → MYLTPQHILIAGASGLTGEYLLDRLLNEPTITKVVAPSRRPLAPHPHLHNPTGELLHVLPQLSGPVEVAFCCLGTTIKQAGSQEAFRAVDYDLVVAFAQRARELGARHLIVISALGANSTSSVFYNRVKGEVEQALQAQGWPQLTIVRPSLLIGPRREYRLGERLLAPLSRLLPGKYRGISAGVLARAMWRLALEEGNGTRIIESDQLRRLGR
- a CDS encoding C13 family peptidase; this encodes MRFFAPLAPLTFAVLLTACGDGEPLLPPDAVLPDGGRYRGEVVDGLLQGKGRIDYKDGSYFTGTFKDGQFNGNGEWHKNNGETYLGEFKDGLPHGTGLMTYADGSTYQGSFFEGDAHGEGHLKTKHSEYRGEFRRGRYQGLGKLQWKSGESFQGQFKNDEPDGQGILTDADGNQYIGTFKNAQLNGLGSYKGQDGTLYSGEFRNHQFNGKGRFQSADGQVWSGQFSEGSFTGKGEFIGVDGERYQGQFRNWRYHGEGKLNLADGSQYEGHFFYGRYQGQGTLTLADGTQESGTWLRGRRVNDAQGNALPDPLEVGLLEQGRLLDKEIAALPASTEAIELYALTLAGDGKQSVFMREADYVGKLLEDRFSAHGLISLTNHRDHLADRPLATAASLGRSLQALAERSGPEDVIFIYLTSHGSAEHELNLDQPRLQLNDLPASQLADLLKPLKDRYKVLVISACYSGGFIPVVKDDKTLVMTAARADRVSFGCSEENDFTYFGRALFAEALQETDDLQRAFDLAKARVAEREQADDFEPSEPQIWPAKAVIAQWNKLREHQAEQALGEAETQQ
- a CDS encoding MaoC family dehydratase; translation: MKSVPTAELASYVGKELGRSDWLIIDQERINQFAECTGDHQFIHVDPEKAKLTPFGSTIAHGFLSLSLVPKLMEDIMIVPQGLKMAVNYGLDSVRFIQPVKVNSKVRLGLTLTDVTEKSPGQWLLKAKAVLEIEGSEKPAYIAEPLTLCFV
- a CDS encoding CidA/LrgA family protein encodes the protein MLLRGLTWLVLCQLLGTALNVLLLPMLPGPILGMVLLFAFLLFRGEVSEPLQQASNSLLKYLPLLLVPPAVGVMAYAEPIARGFWPLVGALGLSLVVSLVFVGWLMQKLINRQQRKEDV
- a CDS encoding LrgB family protein — encoded protein: MEWQAAWDAVIHHPLFGAGITLGAFQLALAAYEKTRLVFLQPVLVSTLVIIGVLLACGLTFDEYRGSASALTLFLGPATVVLAVPLYLNLRRIRQLFWPVVITLLVGGFFATLLGIGLGLLFGMDTTLLMSMAPKSVTSPIAMLVAEEIGGIAALAAVFVMLTGILGAIVGPSLLKRFGVTHPAAIGLSLGITAHAVGTSRALQEGEECGAFAALAMSLMGVMTAVLMPLAILLW
- a CDS encoding LON peptidase substrate-binding domain-containing protein, coding for MILPLFPLNTLLFPGCILDLQLFEKRYLDMISRCMRQGESFGVVCILQGREVGEAASQFSAIGCEALIRDFEQLPNGLLGIRVEGGRRFRVEKAQVLPDQLTVAEVQWLDELPEQPLGLEHEDLVALLRALTAHPMVKSLGMDRDLSGQSALANQLAYLLPLELPHKVQLLEMDQADQRLHLLQEVVQQMQEGA